In the genome of Ruficoccus amylovorans, one region contains:
- a CDS encoding sialate O-acetylesterase, which translates to MRNLRFILTLLIAVLGSSAAAQEGKHLFILSGQSNMQRMVTTVSFTPALQEAFGRENIVVVKDALGGQPIRRWYKGWKQPDGKQVTKIGDLYDQLMERVLAQGDPKNYSSVTFIWMQGENDARRGLGDYYKNAFLGLLDQLKTDLGRDDIFVVIGRISDHDLGNEKFKHWTMIREIQVELAEEIPNARWVNTDDLNDGVNQDGESIHDDLHYSVEGYKTFGERLAGAAIEQIKTTPESI; encoded by the coding sequence ATGCGCAACCTACGCTTTATCCTTACCCTGCTAATTGCCGTGCTCGGAAGCTCGGCTGCCGCACAGGAGGGCAAGCATCTCTTCATCCTGTCTGGACAATCGAACATGCAACGCATGGTTACAACGGTCAGCTTCACGCCTGCCCTGCAAGAGGCTTTCGGAAGGGAAAACATCGTCGTGGTGAAAGATGCACTCGGCGGGCAGCCGATACGGCGGTGGTACAAGGGCTGGAAACAGCCAGACGGCAAACAGGTGACTAAAATCGGTGACCTTTATGACCAGCTCATGGAACGCGTCCTCGCTCAAGGAGATCCGAAAAACTACTCCAGTGTAACCTTCATCTGGATGCAGGGAGAGAACGATGCGCGCCGGGGCCTAGGGGATTATTATAAGAACGCCTTCCTCGGCCTGCTTGACCAGTTGAAAACGGATTTGGGAAGAGATGACATTTTTGTCGTTATCGGACGGATCAGTGATCACGACCTGGGTAATGAAAAATTCAAGCACTGGACCATGATCCGTGAAATACAGGTCGAACTGGCCGAAGAGATTCCGAACGCAAGATGGGTGAATACAGATGATCTGAACGATGGTGTTAACCAGGACGGGGAAAGCATTCACGATGACTTACACTATTCCGTTGAGGGCTATAAAACCTTTGGCGAGCGGCTTGCCGGTGCGGCTATCGAACAAATTAAAACCACCCCTGAAAGCATCTGA